GGCGTGGGGCCGGACCGCGGCTCGGACGCCCCGCGGCGCTCCTCGGAGCGCTCGCGCTGGTGGCCGCCACGGTCACCGCCGTCACGGTGAGCACCGCCGCCCAGGCCGCAGACACCCCGAAGACCGGTGTGGGGGCGCACGGTCAGAAACTGACCGTCTCCGCCTCCGCGAACCTCGATCCCGACGGCGAGAAGCTGAGGGTCACCGGCTCCGGCTACGACACGACCAAGGCGATCTACGTCGCCCTGTGCAGGGACAACGGCGACGGCAAGATCCCCTCCCCGTGCATCGGTGGCGCCGACGAGACCGGTACCGGCAGCTCCTCCCACTGGATCGTCCCCGAGGGCGACCCGTACGAGGGCGGTCTCGCCATCGCCTGGGGCGAGGGCGGCACCTTCGATGTCGAGATCGACATCGAGGCCGAGGACAACGGCGTCGACTGCACCCAGGTCGTCTGTTCCGTCGTCACCCGCGTCGACCACCGCAACTCGGGCGACCGCTCACAGGACGTCCGGGTCCCCGTCCGGTTCGAGGGTCAGGACACCGGAGGCGGTGACGGCGGCGAGGGCGAGGAGGTGCCCGCCGGCACCGTCGACTACGACGAGTCCGCCGCGTTCCCGGCGGCCGGCAAGGTCAACGACCTCCTGCTGCACCCGGAGTCGGGGAAGCTCTACGCGGGTTCGGACAACTTCGCCGCCTCGGGAGAGGTCGACGAGCGGGGACTGCACGCCCTCGACCCGGCGGACGGCAAGAGCCTCGGCCACACCCCCCGGTTCCCGGGCACGACCGGCACGCTCGGCCCGCGCGCCGTCGTACGGATCGCCGCCCCGCTCGCCGGCGACGGCGCCGTGTTCCAGTTCGCGCTGCGCGGCATCGGCACCGCCAAGGCCGGTGACCCGGCGGCCGCGGGCAAGTGGATCGCGGGCGCCAACATCACCGGGATCGGCCCCGGCACCAAGGACTCCACCGTCCTGGTCGCCCAGGGCGCCCAGCTCTCCGAGGTCGACATCGCCACCGCCGTCCCCCTGGAGAACCGCACCCTCACCCTGGAGGGCGGTTCCCTGCTCGGCGTCGACGAGGCCCGCGACGCGGCCTGGTCCGTGGGCTCCGCCGGCGGCACCCTGCGACGTGTCGACACCCGCTCCTTCACCGTCACCGCCTCGGCCGAACTCACCTCCACGAGCGTCGATTTCGTCGAGGTCGACCCGGCCACCGGCAACGCCTGGGTGGGCAGTGGCGACTCCGTTCTCGTCCACGACAAGGACGGCAGGCTTCTGAAGACGATCGAGGGGCCGGACGAGGCCACCGACATCGCCTTCGACGCCGCCACCGGCCGGGCCTTCGTCGTCTGGCAGGACGACGGCACCCTCGGCGGCGGCAGCGACGGCGTCAGCGACCTGGGCGTCTACGACACCGCCACCTACGCCGAGGCCGCGACCCGGACGAAGCTGGACGGCAACGACTCCCAGAACGGCGCCGCCTCCGTCGCCGTGGCCCCCGGCGGCACCACCGTCTACGTCAGCAGCCCCAGCGAGGGCGAGATCACCAAGCTCGACCGCCGGATGTCGCCCAAGGTCACCCAGTCGCCGACCGACCGGACCGTGGCACCGGGCGACGAGGTCTCGTTCGTCGCGGCGGCCGAGGGCACCCCCGAACCCACCGTGAAGTGGGAGGTCAGCACCGACGACGCCCAGACCTGGTCCGCGGTCGAGGGCGCGACGAAGAACACATACACCTTCAAGGCGAAGGCGGCGCACCACGGTTACCGGTACCGCGCCGTCTTCACGAACACCGTGGGCACGACCCGCACCTCCGCCTTCACCCTCACCGTCACGGAGCCCGACGACAGCACCGGCGGCGGCGACAGTGGCGGGACCGGCGGGGACGGCGGGGACGAGAAGCCCTCCGGCACGAAGACGGTCACCGGTTCCCACGGTCAGAAGCTCACCGTCACCCCGGTCAACGACCTCGCCACCGAGAACCAGACCCTGAAGGTGACCGGCTCCGGATACGACGAGAAGAAGGGCATCTACGTCGCCCTCTGCGTCGACAACGGCGAAGGCGAACTGCCCTCCCCGTGCGTCGGCGGCGTCGACATGACGGGCGCGTCCCACTCCTCCGCGTGGATCTCCTCCAACCCGCCCGACTACGGCGAGGAGTTGGCCACACCGTACGAGGACGGCGGCGCGTTCGAGGTCGAGCTGACGATCGACGCCGAGGACGAGTACACCGACTGCTTCGAGGCCCGGTGCGTCCTCGCCACCCGCGCCGACCACACCCTTTCCGGCGACCGCTCGCAGGACGTCAAGGTCCCGGTCGCCTTCGTCGGTCAGGACCCGGTGGACACCGACGACGGCGGCGGGCACACCGACGGTGGCACCTCCAACGGCGGTGGCACCAGCGGCGGTTCGTCGTCCGGCGGCACCGGCACGACCGGCGCATCCGGCAGCACGGGTGCCACCACGACCACCGGAGGCGGTGGAAGCCTCGCCTCCACCGGGCTGACCGTCCTCGGCGCGGCCGCCTCGGCCGCCGCGCTCACCGTGACGGGCTGGATCCTGCACCGACGGGCCCGCGGGACGGGCCACGGCACGACCGCCTGAGCCACCCGGGCCGACACCGGAGCCCGGTTCGCCGACCTCTCGGCGGCCCGGGCTCTGCCGTCCCCCCTCTGCCCGTCCCCCCTCTGCCCGTTCCCCCTCTGCCCGCGTCCGTCCTCACGCCGTGTCTCAGCCCGAGGCCACGATCCAGTCGTACGCCTCTCGCGCCGTGAACTCCCCCTGCCCGCCCCGCACCAGCAGCCCCGCCGTCGCGAACGCCGGGTCGTCGGCCTGGTCGGCGAGATACGGCACCGCGACGCACCGCATCCCGGCCGCGTGCGCGGCTGCGGCCCCCGGCGCCGCGTCCTCCAGGACGACACAGTCGCCCGGCGCGGTGCCCAGTCGGCGGGCCGCCTCCAGGAACACGTCGGGCGCCGGTTTGCCGTGGTCGACCTCCTCCGCCGACACGACGGTCCGCAGAAACCCGTCGAGCCCCGTCGCGCCGAGGATCACCTCGATCGCCTCGCGCGAGGACCCCGAGGCCACGGCCATGGGTATGCCGTCCGCCGCGAGCAGTTCCACGAACGTCCGCATCTCCGGGTAGACCCGCGTGCCGGTGCGGGCCAGCTCCAGATAGTGGTGGTTCTTGGCGGCGACGATCGCCTCGACCGGCGCGGCGAGGTCGTACCGCTCCTTCCAGTCCGAGACCGTCTCCTGGATGCTGATGCCGACGTACCGCTCGTGGTCCGCCCAGGTGAAGCCGGTGACCCCGTGCTCGGCGAGGATGCGCACACTCGCTTCGTAGTAGTTCGGCTCGCTGTCCACGAGCGTTCCGTCGAGATCGAAGATGACCGAAGTGCTACGGGTGGTGCTCATGAACGCCAGGATGTCATCGATCAGTTCCGGGTCGGCCGGCCGGCCGCCGCGCCGATCGACTCCACCAACGGTCCGAGCCGGTACGGCACCCGCTCCCGCAGTGCCACCTCCGTACGGGTGCGCACCACACCCGGCAGGCTGATCAGCGCCTGGATGACGTCCTCCAGATGCGCGTTGTCCCGCGCCACGACCCTGGTCAGGAGATCACCGCCACCCGTGATCGAGAACGCCTCGACGATCTCCGGGACGGCCGCCAGCGCGTCGCCCACGTCGTCCAGATGTCCCTGGGTGACCTCGATGTGCACGAAGGCCAGCACCGGGTGACCGAGCGCGGCGGGGGAGAGCGACGGACCCGTGCCGGTGATCACACCGTCCCGCTCCAGCCGGTCGAGACGGGCCTGGAGCGTGCCCCGGGCGATGCCGAGGACGCGGGCGTACTCCCGCACACTGGTGCGCGGCTGCTCCAGCAGCAGTCGCAGGATGCGGGTGTCGAGCTCGTCCACGGCCATGGTCCGTCAGCCTCCCGGCGTGATTCGGTGATCATGAAGACTGTACCGATGGCCCGGTGAACGGCACCCCTACCGGGCCACCTGATCCGAGCAACCGTCGCCCGAGTCCCCTGATCCGTTGGCCCAGCGGGCCCGGACGCCTCCCTTGCGTGACTGTGCCAATGGCTCAGCGTTGAAGGAGGCTGTTGAGCCATGGGGGCAGGGGATGGTACCTCTGCCGTATCCACGTAACTCAGGGCGCCGTGCGGTGCCGGAGCGGCGACGAGGCCGGATCCGGAGCGCGGCGCCTTCGCCGTGCCCGCTGCCCGCCGGAGACCCCGGCCCGGCGCGGACGGGGCGGGCACCACGGCAAGGGGGCGGCACACCGTCATGAAGAGGATGTTCACGGCTCCCGATCCGGGGCTCCTGCGGCTGCGGAACGCACTGCGCGCCGTCATCGGCGTGGGCGCCGCCGTGACCGCGTCCGAAGTGTGCGGGCTCTCGCTCCCCGCGTCGATCACCGGAGGCCTGGCGGCCCTCCTCGCCCTGTTCACCGTCACCGACGCGAACGTGCCCGCGCAGCGGATCACCACCGCGCTCCTGCCGGCGGCCGGATTTCCCGTCCTGGCCCTGGCCGCCGTCCTGCACGACGCCACAGCCGCCCGTGACGCCGCGTTCGTGGCCACCGTCTTCTGCGGTGTCTACGCCCGCCGCTGGGGGCCGCGCGGCCAGGCGCTCGGGATCTTCGCGTTCATGAGCTACTTCGTCACGCAGTTCCTCCACACGGTCCCTGCGGACCTGCCCGGACTGTACGCCGCCATGACTCTCGCGCTGCTGGTCGCGGGCGTGGTGCGGTTCCTCCTGTGGCCCGTCGAGCGCGCCCTCCCGCCCGTCGCGGCCCCTGCCGGGCCGCCCGGGGAGGGGCTGGCGCGGCCCAGCACCCGGCAGGCGTTCCAGGCCGCGGTCGCCTGCTGCCTCGCCCTGCTCGTCGGCCAGGCCTTCTCCGAGGACCGCTGGTACTGGGCCGTCGGCACCGCCTGGTGGATCTTCGTCAACACCGCGTCCCGCGGCGAGACCCTGGTCCGAGGCTTCCGCCGCGTCCTCGGAACCGTGATCGGCGTCGCCGTCGGCCTGCTGGTCGCCGTCCCGCTGGACGGGGCGCCCGCGCCGTCGGCCGCGCTCGTCGCGGTCTGCGTCTTCGGGATCTTCTACACGGCGGCGGTCTCGTACTCCTGGATGATGTTGGCGGTCACCGTGATGGTCAGCCTCCTCTACGGCCTGCTCGGTGTGCTGGACCCCGGCCTGCTGGCGCTCCGACTCGTCGAGACGGGGGTGGGCGCGGTGTGCGCCGTGCTGGCCGTGGTCCTCGTCCTGCCGGTCACGACGCACGCGACCAACGACGCCTGGATCCAGCGCGCCCTGCACTGTGTGCACGCCGCCGCGACCGCCACCGCCGCACGGCTGGAGGGCGTCCCGGGGGCCGACCCGGCTCCCCATGCCGCCGAGCTGGAACTGCTGTTCGGCCGGGCGCGGATGGCGCTCGCGCCGCTGGTCCACCCCCTGAACCCCTTCCGCGCCCGCAAGGCCCGCGCCCACGCGGCCCTCCGCCTCCTCGACGACTGTGTGAGCGAGGTGCGCGCCCTGGTCTCCGCCACCGCCGACCCGGCCGGTTCCCGCGAGGCGGCCCTGATCGCCGCCTG
The DNA window shown above is from Streptomyces akebiae and carries:
- a CDS encoding immunoglobulin I-set domain protein, which gives rise to MRDDTTGRRPWRGAGPRLGRPAALLGALALVAATVTAVTVSTAAQAADTPKTGVGAHGQKLTVSASANLDPDGEKLRVTGSGYDTTKAIYVALCRDNGDGKIPSPCIGGADETGTGSSSHWIVPEGDPYEGGLAIAWGEGGTFDVEIDIEAEDNGVDCTQVVCSVVTRVDHRNSGDRSQDVRVPVRFEGQDTGGGDGGEGEEVPAGTVDYDESAAFPAAGKVNDLLLHPESGKLYAGSDNFAASGEVDERGLHALDPADGKSLGHTPRFPGTTGTLGPRAVVRIAAPLAGDGAVFQFALRGIGTAKAGDPAAAGKWIAGANITGIGPGTKDSTVLVAQGAQLSEVDIATAVPLENRTLTLEGGSLLGVDEARDAAWSVGSAGGTLRRVDTRSFTVTASAELTSTSVDFVEVDPATGNAWVGSGDSVLVHDKDGRLLKTIEGPDEATDIAFDAATGRAFVVWQDDGTLGGGSDGVSDLGVYDTATYAEAATRTKLDGNDSQNGAASVAVAPGGTTVYVSSPSEGEITKLDRRMSPKVTQSPTDRTVAPGDEVSFVAAAEGTPEPTVKWEVSTDDAQTWSAVEGATKNTYTFKAKAAHHGYRYRAVFTNTVGTTRTSAFTLTVTEPDDSTGGGDSGGTGGDGGDEKPSGTKTVTGSHGQKLTVTPVNDLATENQTLKVTGSGYDEKKGIYVALCVDNGEGELPSPCVGGVDMTGASHSSAWISSNPPDYGEELATPYEDGGAFEVELTIDAEDEYTDCFEARCVLATRADHTLSGDRSQDVKVPVAFVGQDPVDTDDGGGHTDGGTSNGGGTSGGSSSGGTGTTGASGSTGATTTTGGGGSLASTGLTVLGAAASAAALTVTGWILHRRARGTGHGTTA
- a CDS encoding HAD family hydrolase → MSTTRSTSVIFDLDGTLVDSEPNYYEASVRILAEHGVTGFTWADHERYVGISIQETVSDWKERYDLAAPVEAIVAAKNHHYLELARTGTRVYPEMRTFVELLAADGIPMAVASGSSREAIEVILGATGLDGFLRTVVSAEEVDHGKPAPDVFLEAARRLGTAPGDCVVLEDAAPGAAAAHAAGMRCVAVPYLADQADDPAFATAGLLVRGGQGEFTAREAYDWIVASG
- a CDS encoding Lrp/AsnC family transcriptional regulator, whose protein sequence is MAVDELDTRILRLLLEQPRTSVREYARVLGIARGTLQARLDRLERDGVITGTGPSLSPAALGHPVLAFVHIEVTQGHLDDVGDALAAVPEIVEAFSITGGGDLLTRVVARDNAHLEDVIQALISLPGVVRTRTEVALRERVPYRLGPLVESIGAAAGRPTRN
- a CDS encoding FUSC family protein, translating into MKRMFTAPDPGLLRLRNALRAVIGVGAAVTASEVCGLSLPASITGGLAALLALFTVTDANVPAQRITTALLPAAGFPVLALAAVLHDATAARDAAFVATVFCGVYARRWGPRGQALGIFAFMSYFVTQFLHTVPADLPGLYAAMTLALLVAGVVRFLLWPVERALPPVAAPAGPPGEGLARPSTRQAFQAAVACCLALLVGQAFSEDRWYWAVGTAWWIFVNTASRGETLVRGFRRVLGTVIGVAVGLLVAVPLDGAPAPSAALVAVCVFGIFYTAAVSYSWMMLAVTVMVSLLYGLLGVLDPGLLALRLVETGVGAVCAVLAVVLVLPVTTHATNDAWIQRALHCVHAAATATAARLEGVPGADPAPHAAELELLFGRARMALAPLVHPLNPFRARKARAHAALRLLDDCVSEVRALVSATADPAGSREAALIAACLGVKAAVEALTTPGGRAAVDGPEPVSSPEAGAALGHLHNLERALSELAMPLGAAPGSRPAAP